In Phycisphaerae bacterium, one genomic interval encodes:
- a CDS encoding DUF423 domain-containing protein: protein MQRTWLVIGAVSGFLAVAAGAFGAHALAGLEERYLNVFKLAAQYQMYHALALVLLGLLPAERRTATAGVGFAGGTIIFCGTLYLLALTKAGWWGAITPIGGVLFLVGWAALAWSALRRAT, encoded by the coding sequence ATGCAGCGAACCTGGCTGGTCATCGGCGCCGTATCCGGCTTTCTCGCCGTCGCGGCCGGCGCGTTTGGCGCCCATGCGCTGGCGGGCCTTGAAGAGCGCTATCTCAACGTGTTCAAACTCGCCGCGCAGTACCAGATGTATCACGCCCTCGCGCTCGTGCTGCTCGGCCTGCTGCCGGCAGAGCGACGCACTGCGACGGCGGGTGTGGGGTTTGCTGGTGGGACCATCATTTTCTGCGGCACCCTGTACCTGCTCGCCCTGACCAAGGCCGGCTGGTGGGGCGCGATCACGCCGATCGGCGGCGTGCTCTTTCTCGTCGGCTGGGCCGCGCTCGCCTGGTCCGCACTGCGCCGCGCCACATAG